In Salmo trutta chromosome 24, fSalTru1.1, whole genome shotgun sequence, the DNA window TACTGTAAgcaagcctggtcccaggtctgtttgcCATTGCAATGTTTgccatgacaatgaccatagtagttggcaagacaacacaaacagatcacaaacacacacacacacgcaagcacgtacacacacacatgcacgcatgcacacgcgcaagcacgcacacacacacacacacgcattcttGCAAATGTAGGCTAATTCCCACAGAACCGATTTAATTTTCTTTTTTCAAATCTGAAAATATTTTCTACATACCATGTCATGTGACTGACCTTACCAACTGTAGCTGGCTCCTCAATCTCCTTATCTTCTGTCCTTATAAAATGGGATCCCACCTATCTAACCATATCTGTCATGTCTATTGGAATGAAGACCTCCATGGAATGGAAACCCCCATTCTGTCCAAGCTCCTAAATCTCTCAGCGGTGGGCCCCACGTTCTGAGCCTAGTAGCTGCagaggtgtatgtgaacttcacCAGGACCAACTCTGCTCTCACCACTGATGGCGGTGTAGTGATGCTTAGTGTTCCCAACCATCTGGGGCTACCCCTCACCATAGTGGCTAGCAGGGACGGCTACCTTCTGACCATAGTGGCTAGCAGAGATGGCTACCTTCTGACCATAGTGGCTAGCAGAGATGGCTACCTTCTCACCATAGTGGCTAGCAGGGATGGCTACCTTCTGACCATAGTGGCTAGCAGGGATGGCAACCTTCTCACCTCGCTGCTCTGGAAAACCACCAGGATGCcaagtaaatgtgtgtgtgtgtgtgtgtaggtgtgtgtgtgtgtgtgtgtgtgtgtgtgtgtgtgtgtgtgtgtgtgtgtgtgtgtgtgtgtgtgtgtggcacctaCTCTCCGTGGAGCCTTTTCATTACACTAGCACAGCTGTTGAGTTATAATATGAGGGCTCCATCTAGTGCCTCATTTTAACAACTACACACAGTGACAGTGTGGAGACCAATGgtgtgtacatttacattttacatttaagtcatttagcagacgctcttatccagagcgactcacaaattggtgcattcaccttatgatatccagtggaacaaccactttacaatagtgcatctaaatcttttaaggggggggggttagaaggattactttatcctatcccaggtattccttaaagaggtggggtttcaggtgtctccggaaggtggtgattgactctgctgtcctggcgtcgtgagggagcttgttccaccattggggtgccagagcagcgaacagtttggactgggctgagcgggaaccgtgcttcctcagaggtaggggggccagcaggccagaggtggatgaacgcagtgcccttgtttgggtgtagggcctgatcagagcctgaaggtatggaggtgccattcccctcacagctccgtaggcaagcaccatggtcttgtagcggatgcgagcttcaactggaagccagtggagagagcggaggagcggggtgatgtgagagaacttgggaaggttgaacaccagacgggctgcggcgttctggatgagttgtaggggtttaatggcacaggcagggagcccagccaacagcgagttgcagtaatccagacgggagatgacaagtgcctggattaggacctgcgtcgcttcctgtgtgaggcagggtcgtactctgcgaatgttgtagagcatgaacctacaggatcgggtcaccgccttgatgttagtggagaacgacagggtgttgtccaggatcacgccaaggttcttaacactctgggaggaggacacaagggagttgtcaaccgtgatggcgagatcatggaacgggcagtccttccccgggaggaaaagcagctctgtcttgccgaggttcagcttgaggtggtgatccgtcatccacactgatatgtctgccagacatgcagagatgcgatttgccgcctggttatcagaagggggaaaggagaagattaattgtgtgtcgtctgcatagcaatgataggagagaccatgtgaggatatgacagagccaagtgacttggtgtatagcgagaataggagagggcctagaacagagccctgggggacaccagtggtgagagcgcgtggtgctgagacagattctcgccacgccacctgtgTATTATAAACCttagatgactgacaggggggGTGCTGTATGGAAGCTACCTTGCAGCCATCTTGACACTCCTCCTCCATTGTaacaaatattttggaagctatagaaatgcactTATAAATGTCTACATTCCTTTTTTTATTATCTTACAGAAACCTTAACGCAGACTTTCAAATCAAAGcacatcaaagtttatttgtcacgtgcgctgaatacaacagtgaaatgcttacttacaggctctaaccaacagtgcaaaaaaggtattaggtgaacaataggtaagtaaataaataaaacaagagtaaaaagacaggctatatacagaagCGAggctataaagtagcgaggctacatacagacaccggttagtcaggctgattgaggtagtatgtagatatggttaaagtgactatgcatatatgatgaacagagagtaccagtagcataaaagaggggttggcgggtggtgggtgggacacaatgcagatagcccggttagccaatgtgcgggagcactggatggtcggcccaattgaggtagtatgtacaggaatgtatagttaaagggactatgcatatatgataaacagagagtagcagcagcgtaaaaaaaggggttggggggcacacaatgcgaatagtccgggtagccatttgattacctgttcaggagtcttatggtttgggggttaaaaactgttgagaagcctttttgtcctagacttggcactccggttccgcttgccatgcggtagtagagagaacaatctatgactggggtggctggggtctttgacaatttttagggccttcctccgacaccgcctggtgtagaggtcctggatggcaggcagcttagccccagtgatgtactgggccgtacgcactaccctctgtagtgccttgcggtcaaagGCCGAGCAAttaccgtaccaggcagtgatgcaaccagtcaggatgctctcgatgttgcagctttATATTGTATTATGTGAACAAAacattcaaaaaatatataaaccattcaaaagtttggggtcacttagaaatgtccttgttttagaaagaaaagcacatttttgtccattaaaataacatcacattgatcagaaatacagtgtggacatggttaacctctctgggaaatatgggacgctagcgtcccatataaaggctttatggcgaaagcatagctTTAGAtcatgttaggacagcgccgaggcaagaaaaaccacacagccattttccaagcaaggagaggcgtcacaaaaaacagaaataaagctaaaatgaatcactaacctttgatgatcttcatcagatggcactcataggacttcatgttacacaatacatgtatgttttgctcgataaagttcatatttatatccaaaaaccccattttacattggcgtgtaatgttcagaaatgttttgcctcccaaaacttccggtgaatgagcacatcaatttacagaaatactcatcataaacgttgataaaatattaaactgttattcaaagaattatagatacacttctccttaatgcaaccgctgtgtcagatttcaaaaaaactttacagcgaaagcacactttgcaatactctgagtacagcgctcagagacgaaaccaaacccgccattttgtggagtcaacaaaactcagaaataacataataaatattcacttacctttgatgatcttcatcggaatgtactcccaggcatcccagttccccaataaatgttaatttgtttcgataaagtccatatatatgtccaaatacctcctttttgatCGCTTTCGGTAGAGTACTCCAAATGCCCTGTGCTCGCGCAgttaagttcagacgaaaagtcaaaaaagttatattacagttcgtagaaacatgtcaaacaatgtataggatcaatctttaggatgtttttatcataaatcttccataatattccaaccggacgattcctttgtcttcaaaaaagaaaaggaacacagctaactctcacgggagtgcgcgccactgagctcatgtcattttctcagtcatctacTTCCAggggctcttattctctccccattcacagtagaagcatgaaacaacgttctaaagactgttgacatctagtggaagccttaggaagtgcaaaatgaaccctaagtcactgtatactggatagggaatcacttaaaaaactacaaacctcagatttccacacttcctggttggatttttctcatgtttttgcctgtcatatgagttctgttatattcacagacatcattcgaacagtgttagaaacttcagtgtgttttctatccaaatctactaataatatgcatatcatagcttctgggcccgagtagcaggcagtttaatttgggcacgttcatctgaatttctgaatactgccccctgtcactaaaaagttaatgttgtaaatgactactgtagctgtaaatggcagattttttatagaatatctacagcccattgtcagcaaccatcactcctgtgttccaatgggacgttgtgttagctaatccaagtttatcattttaacaAACACGCCACCATAAAGAAAATTtgaaaaacaggttcagccctgGTTCGATTCTGATCATGCAGAGTTAATCCACCTCAAGAactgcatttggcgaaaggctctgCACACGCATATTTAGGTTGACTGGATttcattcaggcaaatgagaaataagtgcactggCTATCCGGaagccaaagttagttactttaaggagcagttctctctctctctgggtctaacCCCAACAAGTTCTGGAAAACgattaaagacctggagaataaaccctcctcctcacagctgcccatgtcccataatgttgatgatgtggttgttactgacaagaagcacatggctgagctctttagtcactacttcattaagtcaggattcctttttgactcagccatgcctccttgcccgttcaacatttcctcatctcccaccccttctaatgtgacttgccccgatgctcctccctcttttcacCTGCCCCgcaacaaagtttctccctgcaggcagtcactgagtacGAGATACTAaaagagctccttaaacttgactcCCCAAAAACATCTGATgatttagaccctttcttctttaagtgttcaaaataaatatataatgagcactcaacccgctgcactttggtccacttactacgacgACTGTTACAACAATAAGTAAGCTGTTTTGATTATGTTGATCTTGTTTCTGGACATTCTCTGCATTTGTATGAGAGGTTGTTGCTTAACCCGGTTTACCATTTTAACTTCCAAGAAgaagagggttaaatacatgtaattaatATCCATAGACATATACACTTTAAAGAGTTGGACGTTTACACACATCAAAGTAAAAATACATAGTTACTACAGTAATTACCTCAACTTCTGCAATGAAGATGTAGAGTTCTACTAGTATGTGGAAATCTAGCATACTCCACCAACAAATTCAAGGTAGTACAGTTTTCTCAAGGTGGCCATTTTAGCAGTCTGTTGTgagtatcatttttttatttaacctttatgcaCCTAACAGGTTGGAAAATGCACCCCAAAAAAGAAAGTGTCTGAACTAGACCAATATGTTTTTCTGAAACTTAAACATGTCCTTTTGCTGATAGAATACTacaaaattaaaaatatatactccCCCCCTTCCTGAGCCAGGAAGAACATCATTACTAAAGTGAAAGTTAATCACTTGTCAACCTCTGAAAGTTTCTGCCTGCCACGTTTGAAAGCTGTGTCGACTGTTAGAATCAACACCATCAAAGTTTGCAGTTTATTCCACATCCTGTACTGAGACATGGCTAATCGTGAAGTAAGTTATTTTCCTTCTTCTGTGTCCTCGTGGTAAGCTATTTTCCTCTTCTGCGTCCTAGCAGTAAGTTATTTTCCTTCTTCTGCGTCCTAGTTGTAAGCTATTTTCCCTCTTCTGTGTCTTCATAGTAAGCTATTTTCCTCTTCTGCGTCCTAGTAGTAAGTTATTTTCCTCTTCAGCATCTGTAACTAAAAGGAAGTCAAAGGGCTAGTTCACCCAAATCACTATATTACACCATGGCTTTCCTTAATCTGTAAGTAGTTTAGAGAcaacaatccatgctttggttttgtgtACATGGTCACAGTCTCTTTGTATCATTTGTGAGCCAAAACTAATGAAAGTCAATATCCTCAATATGAGTAGTTGATGCtcttcatgtccaaatcatttTAAAGTACCATTGTAATACTACGACATACTAGTAACATTGCTTGAGCAACAGTAGACAAAACATTTCAGACACTTGATGATAATTTGGACATAATATTGGAGATATTGACCTGCTTTGTTTTTGGGACATAAATGCTAAAAAGAGAATTTGGCTAGGTacacaaaaccaaagcatggattgttTTCTTACATTGTCCGTAAACTGCTTACAAGGTAATCACCTTGTAATTTGGACTTAAACCTGTGTGTTGTACATGGCCCAGAGCTTTGGCGGGGACAGGTACTCAAAGTAACAGAAGGTCAATTACTATCAGACTATAAATATTATTTCACAGCTGAAACATATccttttttattgttattttaggTCTCTGGAATGGatattataataacaaataaGATGAAACTCATTGACTGGCTTCGAGTAGATCCATTTTACATTCTTCAACATCTGCATTGTAAAGGCATTATAAAAGACAGGGAGTATCAAAGCCTTATGAGTGTCACAGAGCCGGAGAAAAAAGTCATCAAACTGCTTGATAAGATCATTGGCAAAAAGGAAAAAATATGTCTCCAGTTCCTTGATACTCTCAAAGAACTTGATGTGAATGAAGTCTACCCGGAACTTCAGCAGTGGATAACCACCTTAGACTTACCAGGTACTATGATCATACATATTACTTCAATCTGTACTCAGAGCTTTACATGGAAAGTGGAAATGGGCATGACGTAAAGTCATATTTAAAAGCCTCCTGTAATGAAGTCTTTATTGGCCCTATGACTGATCTTCTATTGTTATCTCCAGCTCAACAGGATAACTTCCCTCAGCATTGGGATACCAAGCCAGCCACCACTTCTGTCCGCCTCCACCGTATCCTGCCAGGAAGCCCAGAGTATAATGAAGTCCAAGGCCTGTTTCGGAATACTTGTCCAGACAATGAAATTGAAAAAGTACCTATTTTCCAAAAGTGACCTCCTAAGTACTTATAACTGTAACTGTGCAGCTGTATgtaaatcaaggtattggaggttATTGAATGTCTTGCCAATGAATGTAATATTAGTTTTGTCTCCTTCCCTTAGATTGAAAGGGTCCAGAACCCAAACTTGTGGAAAAGCTTCCAGATCAAGAAACAAGACATCAATGACAGGAATGATGGCATTCTCAATGAGAGACGTCTTTTCCATGCAACCAGTCACACAACCATAGCTCACATCAATGACCATGGGTTCAATCGGAGCTACGCTGGAAAAAATGGTAAGATATGCCAATGGATAAACTCCAAACCAGAAAAGTCTTGCCCCAAGTAGAACTTTATCTAACTTTTCAATAATCCTTATATTTAACTTGTGTTTCTCTCTTCTATGTTAATAGTGTCATAACTGTGTCATAATCTTTCTGCAGATGCACTGTATGGAAATGGCACCTACTTTGCAGTCAATGCCAGCTACTCTGCTGATGATGAATTCTCCAAGCCGGATGGTGAAGGGAGGAAGTTGATGTACTTGTGTCGTGTTCTGACTGGACACTTCACAAAGGGAGAACCAGGGATGATAGAACCTCCATTTAAAGACGGTTCAGTGATTCGGCGCTACGATAGTACGACAAACGACCCATCTAATCCAACAGAGTTCGTAGTCTTCCACGACTGTCAGGCATATCCAGAGTACTTGATCACTTTCTTAAGGGTCTAGAGCAACTGTTATCACTCAAAACCACTCTTGGAAATCCATTGTTAAAATCTAGTTTTGAGACCAGCAAAAATAACCAAAAGAAGTGACAGGTAGTATGTTGAAAGTGTTGCACCAACGCCTTGATAGTCTAGATTTAAATCTGTTATTTCCATTGTCATAATATAATTATTGATTTAATGTATGTCCTATAATGTAACAGATTGCACCTTTTAAACAGCAATCTTATTCAAATGTCTTCAAAGGGACCATTTTTAGCAGTGCACGTATTAGGGTGGGctgttgggattttatttttttacaatggtTCTTAAATGGTAGCTTTTGCTATAGCTCAactaatgtcacgccctgaccttagattgacgtttattttatttttgggggtttggttaggtcagggtgtgatgtggggtgggcattctatgccattctATGTGTTAcattctgttttctatttctttgtgttgagccgagtgtggttcctaatcggaggcagctgtctatcgttgtctctaattaggaatcatacttaggcagccctttttttccaccttcagttgtgggatcttgtttttgtacagctcagttagcctgcagaacgtgacggtcattttccgttgtttattgttttgttttagtgttctgagttaaaataaatatatcatgagcacttaccacgctgacGATCGtccttacgacgatcgtcacaaCTAACTTATCTTTGTTTGCCAGTGTTTTTTCTATGACACATATTAGTCATTCCATTAAATATCCTTGATTTGTAGAGAACATTTTTGTAAAACTATTTTATATGACTCATATTTCcataaaatatgaaaaatgtgTAATTAAGTTGT includes these proteins:
- the LOC115161318 gene encoding protein mono-ADP-ribosyltransferase PARP15, producing MANREVSGMDIIITNKMKLIDWLRVDPFYILQHLHCKGIIKDREYQSLMSVTEPEKKVIKLLDKIIGKKEKICLQFLDTLKELDVNEVYPELQQWITTLDLPAQQDNFPQHWDTKPATTSVRLHRILPGSPEYNEVQGLFRNTCPDNEIEKIERVQNPNLWKSFQIKKQDINDRNDGILNERRLFHATSHTTIAHINDHGFNRSYAGKNDALYGNGTYFAVNASYSADDEFSKPDGEGRKLMYLCRVLTGHFTKGEPGMIEPPFKDGSVIRRYDSTTNDPSNPTEFVVFHDCQAYPEYLITFLRV